The Bifidobacterium sp. WK012_4_13 genome contains the following window.
GTGGTCTGCCCGATCCGATCAATCTTGCCTCGAACAAGCAGACGGACGCTGCAAATACCCTGCTTTCGCAGCAATGGTCGGCCATCGCCGCTTCCTGACATGTTCCGAAACTCTGAGGAATCTTCGGCATCTCTAGATAAAGGGGCTCGCAATAAATGAACAACTTGAGGAATACGCTCAGGCTTTCTCCGTTCATCGTGTATGTGGTGCTGCTCTTCGCCCTCCCGACGATGCTTGTCGTTGCGAGTGCATTCGAAGGTGGCACCGGCGGCTGGACGCTGAGCAACTTCAGCGTCTATGCCCAACCCGGGGTGATCAAGGCCTTCTGGAACTCCTGCTGGCTCTCCCTGCTCACGTCCTTCGTCGGCGCATGCCTTGGCGCGATTGTGTGCTTCGCGCTGCTGGGCTGCAGTGAGAATGGAATGGTAAGGCGGCTTGTTGACGCTGCGGCGAGCACCCTTTCCCAATTCGGCGGGGTCATGCTCGCCTTCGCGTTCATCGCGACCCTTGGCAGTCAGGGCATGATCACACTCATCCTCAAGAACCTGCTGAAGCTTGACATCTATAGCAACGGCATGTGGCTGTACACTCCGCAAGGTCTGATCCTGCCGTACCTGTTCTTCCAGATACCGCTGATGATCATCACATTCTTTCCGGCTATGGCAAGATTGACAAGCAATCTGGCCGAGGCCGTTGCAAGCCTTGGAGGCAGCAGGCTCACCTATTGGAGGTGCGTGGGGTTCCAGGTGCTGTTCCCATCGTTCATGGGAGGCTTCCTGCTGCTGTTTGCCAACGCCTTCTCCGCATATGCGACGGCTGCTGCATTGATAACACAGGGGTCCCAGATAGCACCTCTGCAGGTCAGGGCCGCGCTCATCAGCGAGACGGGACTTGGCAGTTCAGGCCAGGCAGGGGCCTTCGCGGTCGGGATGCTCGTCATCATGAGCCTTGTCGTGATTCTGTATGCCTTGGCTGAAAGGAAGGCGGCTTCATGGCTGAAATGAAAGACAAGGCGGGTGAAGGC
Protein-coding sequences here:
- a CDS encoding ABC transporter permease gives rise to the protein MNNLRNTLRLSPFIVYVVLLFALPTMLVVASAFEGGTGGWTLSNFSVYAQPGVIKAFWNSCWLSLLTSFVGACLGAIVCFALLGCSENGMVRRLVDAAASTLSQFGGVMLAFAFIATLGSQGMITLILKNLLKLDIYSNGMWLYTPQGLILPYLFFQIPLMIITFFPAMARLTSNLAEAVASLGGSRLTYWRCVGFQVLFPSFMGGFLLLFANAFSAYATAAALITQGSQIAPLQVRAALISETGLGSSGQAGAFAVGMLVIMSLVVILYALAERKAASWLK